In Amycolatopsis sulphurea, one genomic interval encodes:
- a CDS encoding glycoside hydrolase family 25 protein produces MALGIDIYRSFQHVTDWQAVRAHGVTYVYVKLSDGGGRPAGGAGDAEVAGSRSAGIPVGGYHFAQANPGPEAQAGVLLGEVRRLGATGCAPMLDLEDNPASSRLPNIPDGQKRGFATAFCNEVARQGFRPGVYLNNALAKKLRPDTWGVPGLVIWIARYGARPDAAAGRYDLHQYSSTGRVPGIRANGVDLDESYTNAHLTGAPAAAGKVTELMERLKLAPSKDITSVRLLLSGSDTAAIVIRPWLAPDGLAPTPVFLGNIHAWGSDKAGIGHNPKDESGFDPKVVSHRRYALPGAVWADFEYSTNAEFDLDIVG; encoded by the coding sequence ATGGCGCTGGGTATCGATATCTACCGGAGCTTCCAGCACGTGACCGACTGGCAGGCGGTCCGTGCCCATGGCGTGACGTACGTGTACGTCAAACTGTCCGACGGCGGGGGCAGACCGGCGGGCGGTGCCGGGGACGCCGAGGTCGCGGGGTCGAGATCGGCCGGCATCCCGGTCGGTGGATACCACTTCGCGCAGGCGAACCCGGGCCCGGAGGCCCAGGCGGGTGTCCTGCTCGGCGAGGTCCGCCGGCTCGGCGCCACCGGCTGCGCGCCGATGCTCGATCTCGAGGACAACCCCGCGTCGTCCCGGCTGCCCAACATCCCGGACGGCCAGAAGCGCGGCTTCGCCACCGCGTTCTGCAACGAGGTCGCGCGGCAGGGCTTCCGGCCGGGCGTGTACTTGAACAACGCACTGGCGAAGAAGCTGCGCCCGGACACCTGGGGCGTGCCGGGCCTGGTCATCTGGATCGCCCGCTACGGCGCCCGCCCGGACGCCGCCGCCGGCCGCTACGACCTCCACCAGTACTCCAGCACCGGGCGGGTGCCCGGGATCAGGGCGAACGGTGTCGATCTCGACGAGTCCTACACGAACGCGCATCTCACCGGTGCGCCGGCCGCGGCAGGAAAGGTGACTGAACTGATGGAACGACTGAAACTGGCGCCCAGCAAGGACATCACCTCAGTACGGCTCCTGCTGTCCGGCAGCGACACCGCGGCGATCGTCATCCGGCCGTGGCTTGCTCCCGACGGCCTCGCGCCCACTCCGGTGTTCCTGGGCAACATCCACGCGTGGGGCAGCGACAAGGCCGGCATCGGGCACAACCCGAAGGACGAATCCGGCTTCGACCCGAAGGTCGTGTCGCACCGCCGCTACGCGCTGCCCGGTGCAGTGTGGGCGGATTTCGAGTACAGCACCAACGCCGAGTTCGACCTGGACATCGTCGGCTGA
- the gap gene encoding type I glyceraldehyde-3-phosphate dehydrogenase, giving the protein MTVRVGVNGFGRIGRNFFRAVQASGHDIEVVAFNDLGDVATMAHLLKYDSILGRFPGEVSVSDEGIVVDGKTIKALAERDPANLPWGELGVDVVVESTGFFTNADAAKAHIAGGAKKVVISAPAKGEDLTVVLGVNDDKYDGSQVIISNASCTTNCLGPLAKVLNDAFGIEQGLMTTIHAYTQDQNLQDGPHKDLRRARAAALNVVPASTGAAKAIGLVLPELLGKLDGYALRVPVPTGSATDLTVTLKKAATLEEINAAYQAAAEGPLAGILRYSTDPIVSADIVTDPASCIYDAPLTKVIGNQVKVVGWYDNEWGYSNRLADLIKLIGSKL; this is encoded by the coding sequence GTGACCGTTCGCGTAGGTGTCAACGGCTTCGGCCGGATCGGCCGCAACTTCTTCCGCGCCGTGCAGGCGAGCGGTCACGACATCGAGGTCGTCGCGTTCAACGACCTCGGCGACGTCGCCACCATGGCCCACCTGCTCAAGTACGACTCGATCCTCGGCCGTTTCCCGGGTGAGGTCAGCGTCAGCGACGAGGGCATCGTCGTGGACGGCAAGACCATCAAGGCCCTCGCCGAGCGCGACCCGGCCAACCTGCCGTGGGGCGAGCTGGGCGTGGACGTGGTCGTCGAGTCGACCGGCTTCTTCACCAACGCCGACGCGGCCAAGGCGCACATCGCCGGCGGCGCCAAGAAGGTCGTCATCTCCGCGCCCGCCAAGGGCGAGGATCTCACCGTGGTGCTCGGCGTCAACGACGACAAGTACGACGGCTCGCAGGTGATCATCTCCAACGCCTCCTGCACCACCAACTGCCTCGGCCCGCTGGCCAAGGTCCTCAACGACGCCTTCGGCATCGAGCAGGGCCTGATGACCACGATCCACGCCTACACCCAGGACCAGAACCTGCAGGACGGCCCGCACAAGGACCTGCGCCGCGCCCGCGCCGCCGCGCTGAACGTGGTGCCCGCTTCCACCGGCGCCGCGAAGGCGATCGGCCTGGTGCTGCCGGAGCTGCTGGGCAAGCTGGACGGCTACGCGCTGCGCGTCCCGGTGCCGACCGGCTCGGCCACCGACCTCACGGTGACCCTGAAGAAGGCCGCCACCCTCGAGGAGATCAACGCCGCCTACCAGGCCGCCGCCGAGGGCCCGCTGGCCGGGATCCTGCGCTACAGCACCGACCCGATCGTGTCCGCCGACATCGTCACCGACCCGGCGTCCTGCATCTACGACGCACCGCTGACCAAGGTGATCGGCAACCAGGTCAAGGTGGTCGGCTGGTACGACAACGAGTGGGGCTACTCCAACCGCCTCGCGGACCTGATCAAGCTCATCGGCTCGAAGCTCTGA
- the opcA gene encoding glucose-6-phosphate dehydrogenase assembly protein OpcA → MIIDLPSTTTSALNKKLVEIREQGGQVALGRVLTLVIVADDDAKLEDAIEAANDASREHPSRVIVVAKGARTAAPRIDGQIRVGGDAGASEVIVLRLYGALASQGQSAVVPLLLPDAPIVTWWPEAGPKAPAEDPLGELAQRRITDSAAEKNPIRSLTTRAKSYVEGDTDLAWTRLTHWRAQLVSALDLPPYEKIIGATVTGEADSPSTELLAGWLAEYLKAPVRRIKSSSAQGIISVQLERRSGAVELTRPDGRVGTLTQPGQPTRRIALQRRSNLECLVEELRRLDPDEIYEAALHGLHKLAPSGTGKTAAAKPKSARGAKAPAKKSTEKSAS, encoded by the coding sequence GTGATCATCGATCTGCCGTCGACGACCACGTCGGCGCTGAACAAGAAGCTGGTGGAGATCCGCGAGCAGGGTGGCCAGGTCGCGCTCGGCCGGGTGCTGACCCTGGTCATCGTCGCGGACGACGACGCCAAGCTCGAAGACGCCATAGAGGCCGCGAACGACGCCAGCCGCGAGCACCCGTCGCGGGTGATCGTGGTGGCCAAGGGCGCGCGCACCGCGGCTCCGCGGATAGACGGCCAGATCCGCGTGGGCGGCGACGCCGGGGCGAGCGAGGTCATCGTGCTGCGGCTGTACGGCGCGCTGGCGTCGCAGGGGCAGAGCGCCGTGGTGCCGCTGCTGCTGCCGGACGCGCCGATCGTGACCTGGTGGCCCGAAGCCGGCCCGAAGGCCCCGGCGGAGGATCCGCTCGGCGAGCTCGCGCAGCGGCGGATCACCGACTCGGCCGCGGAAAAGAACCCGATCCGCTCGCTCACCACCCGCGCGAAGTCCTATGTGGAGGGTGACACGGATCTGGCCTGGACCCGGCTCACGCACTGGCGGGCCCAGCTGGTCTCGGCGCTGGATCTGCCGCCGTACGAGAAGATCATCGGCGCGACGGTGACCGGTGAGGCGGATTCGCCGTCCACCGAGCTGCTCGCGGGCTGGCTGGCCGAGTACCTCAAGGCTCCGGTGCGGCGGATCAAGAGCTCCAGTGCCCAGGGCATCATCTCGGTGCAGCTGGAGCGGCGCTCCGGCGCGGTCGAGCTGACCCGCCCGGACGGCCGGGTCGGCACGCTGACCCAGCCTGGCCAGCCGACCCGGCGGATCGCGCTGCAGCGGCGGAGCAACCTGGAGTGCCTGGTGGAGGAGCTGCGCCGGCTCGACCCGGACGAGATCTACGAGGCCGCCCTGCACGGCCTGCACAAGCTCGCCCCCTCCGGCACCGGCAAGACCGCCGCGGCCAAGCCGAAATCCGCCCGCGGCGCGAAGGCCCCCGCCAAGAAGAGCACGGAAAAGAGCGCCTCGTGA
- a CDS encoding phosphoglycerate kinase, whose translation MTVKNLDDLLSEGVRDRYVLVRSDLNVPLEGDRITDDGRVRAALPTIEQLAEAGAKVVVTAHLGRPKGEPDPAFTLAPVAKRLSELLGAEVALAGDLVGDSAEACTGALAAGGVVLLENVRFDARETSKDAAGRAELAAELAALVPGGAFVSDGFGVVHRKQASVYEIASVLPAYAGGLVLAELDVLKKLTDDLKRPYAVVLGGAKVSDKLGVIANLLTKVDRLLIGGGMAYTFLKAQGHEVGRSLLQADQLDQVRGFLAEAEKRGVELVLPVDVLAATEFAADAPYEVVDATAIPADRQGLDIGPRSRELFAGKLADAATVFWNGPMGVFEFEAFAGGTRAVAEALVAADAFTVVGGGDSAAAVRQLGLPEDGFSHISTGGGASLEYLEGKELPGVVALEGKN comes from the coding sequence ATGACCGTCAAGAACCTCGACGATCTGCTGAGCGAGGGCGTCCGGGACCGCTACGTGCTGGTGCGCAGCGACCTGAACGTCCCGCTCGAAGGAGACCGGATCACCGACGACGGCCGGGTCCGCGCCGCGCTGCCGACGATCGAGCAGCTCGCCGAGGCGGGCGCGAAGGTCGTCGTCACCGCGCACCTGGGCCGCCCGAAGGGCGAGCCGGACCCGGCCTTCACCCTCGCTCCGGTCGCGAAGCGGCTTTCCGAGCTGCTCGGTGCCGAGGTCGCCCTCGCGGGCGACCTGGTCGGCGATTCGGCCGAGGCGTGCACCGGCGCGCTGGCCGCGGGCGGCGTCGTGCTGCTGGAGAACGTGCGGTTCGACGCGCGGGAGACCAGCAAGGACGCGGCCGGCCGCGCCGAGCTGGCCGCCGAGCTGGCCGCGCTCGTCCCGGGCGGGGCCTTCGTGTCCGACGGCTTCGGCGTGGTGCACCGCAAGCAGGCCTCGGTCTACGAGATCGCGTCGGTGCTGCCGGCGTACGCGGGCGGGCTCGTGCTGGCCGAGCTGGACGTGCTCAAGAAGCTGACCGACGACCTCAAGCGGCCGTACGCGGTCGTGCTCGGCGGGGCGAAGGTGTCCGACAAGCTCGGCGTCATCGCGAACCTGCTGACCAAGGTCGACCGGCTGCTGATCGGCGGCGGCATGGCCTACACCTTCCTCAAGGCCCAGGGCCACGAGGTCGGCCGGTCGCTGCTGCAGGCCGACCAGCTCGACCAGGTCCGTGGCTTCCTCGCCGAGGCGGAGAAACGCGGGGTCGAACTGGTGCTGCCGGTCGACGTGCTGGCCGCGACCGAGTTCGCCGCGGACGCGCCGTACGAGGTCGTCGACGCGACCGCGATCCCGGCCGATCGGCAGGGTCTCGACATCGGCCCGCGCTCCCGCGAGCTGTTCGCGGGCAAGCTGGCCGACGCGGCGACCGTCTTCTGGAACGGCCCGATGGGCGTGTTCGAGTTCGAGGCGTTCGCCGGCGGCACCCGCGCGGTGGCCGAGGCACTCGTGGCCGCCGACGCGTTCACGGTGGTCGGCGGCGGTGACTCGGCGGCCGCGGTGCGGCAGCTGGGCCTGCCCGAGGACGGCTTCTCGCACATCTCCACCGGCGGCGGCGCCTCGCTGGAGTACCTGGAAGGCAAGGAACTGCCCGGCGTCGTCGCCTTGGAGGGGAAGAACTAG
- a CDS encoding sensor histidine kinase has product MSTEGLSIPGISMGSSGAGAARGERWYGRFALVTALRRRALTMLRRPATTTAFLEAAVLALVVLDVWLVVPQRAQSYSFYLSGISCLAVLLRRRFPFLALLMAVPGFFAGWAQLASMFTLGMVAARRQLAWQTWVGAALVFTCRFVSWPFSEFAQLTWREHILDGIYGVLVAGMPVALALLLGARQEIAAKLAELAKSRDRERRLYADAIRAEERARLAREMHDVVSHQITLIAMQAGALQAQAKEGPALETAQVIRGLSRRTLEELRSLVSVLRSGAEEDGPRHGIGELDHLIRTAEVPVQLTVEQLPDTLPSQVSAAAYRTVQECLTNVHKHAPGATATIRIQAGSGALDIEVENERACRSGERLPSGGHGLTGLAERARLLGGSFETSGTENGGFRVRARYPLELAAVTPPSTAAP; this is encoded by the coding sequence ATGAGTACAGAGGGACTCTCGATTCCAGGCATCTCGATGGGCAGCTCCGGAGCGGGAGCCGCCCGCGGGGAACGATGGTACGGCCGGTTCGCGCTGGTCACCGCGCTGCGCCGACGTGCGCTCACGATGCTGCGCCGTCCGGCCACGACGACCGCCTTCCTCGAAGCCGCGGTACTGGCGCTGGTCGTGCTCGACGTGTGGCTCGTCGTCCCGCAGCGAGCCCAGTCCTATTCGTTCTACCTATCCGGCATCTCCTGTCTCGCGGTCCTGCTGCGCCGACGGTTCCCGTTCCTGGCGCTGCTCATGGCGGTGCCCGGGTTCTTCGCCGGCTGGGCGCAACTGGCGTCGATGTTCACGCTCGGCATGGTGGCCGCGCGGCGGCAGCTGGCCTGGCAGACCTGGGTGGGCGCGGCGCTGGTGTTCACCTGCCGGTTCGTCAGCTGGCCGTTCAGCGAGTTCGCGCAGCTGACCTGGCGCGAGCACATCCTGGACGGGATCTACGGCGTCCTCGTGGCGGGCATGCCGGTCGCGCTCGCCCTGCTGCTCGGGGCACGGCAGGAGATCGCCGCGAAGCTGGCCGAGCTGGCGAAAAGCCGCGACCGGGAACGGCGGCTGTACGCGGACGCCATCCGCGCCGAGGAACGCGCCCGGCTGGCCCGCGAAATGCACGACGTGGTCTCGCACCAGATCACGCTGATCGCGATGCAGGCGGGAGCCCTGCAGGCACAGGCGAAGGAAGGCCCGGCGCTGGAGACCGCCCAGGTGATCCGCGGGCTGTCCCGGCGGACGCTGGAGGAATTGCGTTCCCTGGTGAGCGTGTTGCGCTCGGGCGCCGAGGAAGACGGCCCGCGCCACGGCATCGGCGAGCTGGACCACTTGATCCGCACCGCGGAGGTGCCGGTGCAGCTGACCGTGGAGCAGCTACCGGACACCCTGCCGAGCCAGGTCTCCGCGGCCGCGTATCGCACCGTGCAGGAATGCCTGACCAATGTGCACAAGCACGCCCCCGGCGCGACCGCGACCATCCGCATCCAGGCGGGCAGCGGCGCGCTGGACATCGAGGTGGAGAACGAACGCGCCTGCCGCAGCGGCGAACGCCTGCCCTCCGGCGGGCACGGACTGACCGGGCTCGCCGAACGAGCCCGGCTGCTGGGCGGCAGCTTCGAGACCTCCGGCACGGAGAACGGCGGTTTCCGGGTCCGTGCGCGGTATCCACTGGAACTGGCCGCGGTCACGCCACCGAGTACCGCGGCGCCGTGA
- the secG gene encoding preprotein translocase subunit SecG — protein MKLFLQILLIVSSVLLVVAVLLHRGRGGGLSSLFGGGMQSSLAGSSVAEKNLDRITLLLVAIWVISIVGIGLLLKV, from the coding sequence ATGAAGCTGTTCCTGCAAATCCTGTTGATCGTCTCCAGCGTGCTGCTGGTGGTGGCCGTGCTGCTGCATCGCGGCCGGGGCGGCGGGTTGTCCTCGCTGTTCGGCGGTGGCATGCAGTCCAGCCTGGCGGGTTCGAGCGTGGCCGAGAAGAACCTCGACCGGATCACGCTGCTGCTCGTCGCGATCTGGGTGATCAGCATCGTGGGGATCGGCCTGCTGCTCAAGGTCTGA
- the zwf gene encoding glucose-6-phosphate dehydrogenase — protein MTWRNPLRDARDKRLPRIAGPSSLVIFGVTGDLARKKLMPAIYDLAHRGLLPPGFSLVGFARRDWEHQDFGELVHDSVREHARTPFKESVWNRLAEGIRFVQGTFDDDDAFDRLARTVRELNEERGTGGNTAFYLSIPPGAFPVVTKQLARSGLAQADENTWRRVVIEKPFGHDLKSARELNGIVNDVFPEESVFRIDHYLGKETVQNILALRFANQLFEPLWNANYIDHVQITMAEDIGLGGRAGYYDGIGAARDVIQNHLLQLLAFTAMDEPLSFEPKSLRAEKAKVLAATKPVHPLHETTARGQYAGGWQGGTKVPGLLQEAGFAKDSTTETYAAVTLEVQNRRWAGVPFYLRTGKRLGRRVTEIAVVFKRAPHLPFDSTSTEELGQNALVIRVQPDEGITLRFGSKVPGTTMEVRDVTMDFGYGHAFTESSPEAYERLILDVLLGEPSLFPVNEEVELSWEILDPVLNHWAKLGTAPEEYPPGTWGPKSADEMLERTGRNWRRP, from the coding sequence GTGACCTGGCGCAACCCGCTGCGGGACGCGCGGGACAAGCGGCTGCCGCGGATCGCCGGGCCGTCCAGCCTGGTGATCTTCGGGGTGACCGGCGACCTGGCCCGCAAGAAGCTGATGCCCGCCATCTACGACCTGGCCCACCGCGGGCTGCTGCCGCCCGGCTTCTCGCTGGTCGGCTTCGCCCGCCGCGACTGGGAACACCAGGACTTCGGCGAACTGGTGCACGATTCGGTGCGCGAGCACGCGCGGACGCCGTTCAAGGAGTCGGTGTGGAACCGGCTCGCCGAGGGCATCCGGTTCGTGCAGGGCACCTTCGACGACGACGACGCGTTCGACCGGCTCGCGCGGACCGTGCGCGAACTGAACGAGGAACGCGGCACCGGCGGCAACACCGCGTTCTACCTGTCCATCCCGCCGGGCGCGTTCCCGGTGGTCACCAAGCAGCTGGCCCGGTCCGGGCTGGCCCAGGCCGACGAGAACACCTGGCGCCGCGTGGTGATCGAGAAGCCGTTCGGGCACGATCTCAAGAGCGCCAGGGAACTCAACGGGATCGTGAACGACGTCTTCCCCGAGGAGTCGGTGTTCCGCATCGACCATTACCTCGGCAAGGAGACAGTGCAGAATATCCTCGCGCTGCGCTTCGCCAACCAGCTGTTCGAGCCGTTGTGGAACGCGAACTACATCGACCACGTCCAGATCACCATGGCCGAGGACATCGGCCTCGGCGGCCGCGCGGGGTACTACGACGGGATCGGCGCCGCCCGGGACGTCATCCAGAACCACCTGCTGCAGCTGCTCGCCTTCACCGCGATGGACGAGCCGCTGTCGTTCGAGCCGAAGTCGCTGCGGGCGGAGAAGGCGAAGGTGCTGGCGGCGACCAAGCCGGTGCACCCGTTGCACGAGACCACTGCGCGCGGGCAGTACGCCGGCGGCTGGCAGGGCGGCACGAAGGTGCCCGGCCTGCTCCAGGAAGCGGGCTTCGCGAAGGACTCCACGACCGAGACCTACGCCGCGGTGACGCTGGAGGTGCAGAACCGCCGCTGGGCGGGGGTGCCGTTCTACCTGCGCACCGGCAAGCGCCTCGGCCGCCGGGTCACCGAGATCGCGGTGGTCTTCAAGCGGGCCCCGCACCTGCCCTTCGATTCGACCTCGACCGAGGAGCTGGGGCAGAACGCCCTTGTCATCCGGGTGCAGCCGGACGAGGGCATCACGCTGCGGTTCGGCTCGAAGGTGCCGGGGACCACGATGGAGGTCCGCGACGTCACGATGGACTTCGGGTACGGGCACGCGTTCACCGAGTCCTCGCCGGAGGCCTACGAGCGGCTGATCCTGGACGTGCTGCTCGGCGAGCCCTCGCTGTTCCCGGTGAACGAAGAGGTCGAGCTGTCCTGGGAGATCCTGGACCCGGTGCTGAACCACTGGGCGAAGCTCGGCACCGCTCCGGAGGAGTACCCGCCGGGGACCTGGGGTCCCAAGTCCGCAGACGAGATGCTCGAACGTACTGGCCGGAACTGGAGGCGTCCGTGA
- a CDS encoding winged helix DNA-binding domain-containing protein, which produces MKISLAQRRARLGARHFLAAPAATVEEAAGGVVALHATDPASVYLSAWARVRGLSVADVERALYEDRTLLRLLGMRRTMFVTSVDTGACVQAGCATDIAARQRRLLEQHLGTQGHPENVADPPRWLAEVEDSVEKALRAREIATAQQLVEDEPRLRQQLHMAEGKPYASIGNVTSRVLFQLAVDGRIVRGRPRGTWLSTQYHWSPAADWLPAGWPDVSPEDARAELARRWLHAFGPAPIADLRWWTGWTAAQTKRVLSAVSPAEVDLDGTPAVALADDLAPVAEPDPWVALLPALDPTAMGWSVRDWYLGPHRPALFDRSGNIGPTIWSDGRVVGAWAQRPSGEIATRLLEDVGTEKTTAVATEAARLADWLGEARVVPKFRTPVEKELAG; this is translated from the coding sequence GTGAAGATCTCCCTCGCTCAGCGCCGGGCTCGGCTCGGTGCGCGCCACTTTCTCGCGGCGCCGGCGGCCACCGTCGAGGAGGCCGCCGGCGGTGTCGTCGCGCTGCATGCCACTGACCCGGCGTCGGTGTACCTGTCCGCGTGGGCGCGGGTACGCGGGTTGTCGGTGGCCGATGTCGAGCGTGCGCTGTACGAGGACCGCACTCTGCTGCGGCTGCTCGGGATGCGGCGGACGATGTTCGTGACGTCGGTCGACACGGGTGCTTGTGTGCAGGCGGGGTGCGCCACGGACATCGCGGCCCGGCAGCGGCGGCTCCTCGAACAGCACCTCGGCACCCAGGGGCATCCGGAGAACGTCGCGGATCCGCCGCGGTGGCTGGCCGAGGTCGAGGACAGCGTCGAGAAAGCCTTGCGCGCCAGGGAGATCGCCACTGCGCAGCAGCTGGTGGAGGACGAGCCGCGCCTGCGTCAGCAGCTGCACATGGCCGAGGGCAAGCCGTACGCGTCGATCGGGAACGTCACCAGCCGGGTGCTGTTCCAGCTGGCCGTCGACGGACGGATCGTGCGCGGCCGCCCTCGGGGGACGTGGCTGAGCACCCAATACCACTGGTCGCCCGCGGCCGACTGGCTGCCCGCGGGCTGGCCGGACGTGTCGCCGGAGGATGCGCGGGCTGAGCTGGCCCGCCGCTGGCTGCACGCGTTCGGCCCGGCGCCGATCGCCGACCTGCGCTGGTGGACGGGCTGGACCGCGGCGCAGACGAAGCGTGTGCTGTCCGCGGTATCCCCAGCCGAGGTGGACCTGGACGGAACCCCCGCCGTGGCCCTCGCCGACGACCTGGCCCCGGTCGCGGAACCGGACCCGTGGGTGGCCCTGCTGCCCGCACTGGACCCGACCGCGATGGGCTGGTCCGTCCGCGACTGGTACCTGGGCCCGCACCGCCCGGCCCTGTTCGACCGCAGCGGCAACATTGGCCCCACGATCTGGAGCGACGGCCGGGTGGTCGGCGCCTGGGCCCAGCGCCCGTCGGGGGAGATCGCGACCAGGCTGCTGGAGGACGTCGGCACGGAGAAGACCACCGCCGTGGCGACGGAAGCGGCCCGGCTGGCGGACTGGCTGGGCGAGGCCCGGGTGGTGCCGAAGTTCCGCACCCCGGTGGAGAAGGAGCTGGCGGGATGA
- the tpiA gene encoding triose-phosphate isomerase, with translation MARKPLVAGNWKMNLNHLEAIALVQKIAFALPEKYYAKVDVAVLPPFTDIRSVQTLVDGDKLSMSYGAQDLSPHDSGAYTGDVSGLMLAKLGCSFVTVGHSERRAIHDETDELVNKKVRAALKHGITPILCVGEELAVREAGEHLAHTTAQLIEGLKGLKAEQVATVVVAYEPVWAIGTGKVATPADAEECCKALRAALAEKYGDEVATAVRVLYGGSVKSGNVAELVAAENIDGALVGGASLDGEEFTKLCALAAGGPLP, from the coding sequence GTGGCACGCAAGCCCTTGGTGGCCGGCAACTGGAAGATGAACCTCAACCACCTCGAGGCCATCGCACTGGTGCAGAAGATCGCCTTCGCGCTGCCGGAGAAGTACTACGCGAAGGTGGACGTGGCCGTGCTGCCGCCGTTCACCGACATCCGCAGCGTGCAGACGCTCGTGGACGGCGACAAGCTGTCCATGAGCTACGGCGCGCAGGACCTCTCGCCGCACGACTCCGGTGCCTACACCGGCGACGTGTCCGGGCTGATGCTGGCGAAGCTGGGCTGCAGCTTCGTCACCGTCGGTCACTCGGAGCGGCGGGCGATCCACGACGAGACCGACGAGCTGGTCAACAAGAAGGTCCGGGCCGCGCTCAAACACGGCATCACGCCGATCCTGTGCGTGGGTGAGGAGCTGGCGGTCCGCGAGGCGGGCGAGCACCTCGCGCACACCACCGCACAGCTGATCGAGGGCCTCAAGGGGCTCAAGGCCGAGCAGGTCGCGACCGTGGTGGTGGCCTACGAGCCGGTGTGGGCGATCGGCACCGGCAAGGTGGCCACCCCGGCCGACGCCGAGGAATGCTGCAAGGCCCTGCGGGCGGCACTGGCCGAGAAGTACGGCGACGAGGTCGCCACCGCGGTCCGGGTGCTCTACGGCGGCTCGGTCAAGTCCGGCAACGTCGCCGAGCTGGTCGCGGCGGAGAACATCGACGGTGCCCTGGTAGGCGGTGCGAGCCTGGACGGTGAGGAGTTCACCAAGCTCTGCGCGCTGGCCGCGGGTGGCCCGCTGCCCTGA
- a CDS encoding RNA polymerase-binding protein RbpA, translated as MVGGNAIRGTRVGAGPSGESERGESAPRRRVSYWCAHGHEARPSFSMDAEVPEEWDCPRCGLPGGQNEQSPPAAPRTEPYKTHLAYVKERRSDADGEAILAEALERLRQRRELI; from the coding sequence ATGGTTGGCGGTAACGCGATTCGCGGCACCCGCGTGGGTGCCGGTCCTTCGGGCGAATCGGAACGGGGTGAGTCGGCGCCGCGGCGCCGGGTGTCCTATTGGTGTGCCCATGGGCACGAAGCCCGTCCGTCGTTCTCGATGGACGCGGAGGTCCCGGAGGAATGGGACTGCCCGCGTTGCGGCCTGCCCGGCGGGCAGAACGAGCAGAGCCCACCCGCCGCTCCGCGCACCGAGCCGTACAAGACGCACCTGGCCTACGTGAAGGAGCGTCGCAGCGATGCCGATGGCGAGGCCATTCTCGCCGAGGCACTGGAGCGGCTCCGCCAGCGTCGCGAACTGATCTGA
- the pgl gene encoding 6-phosphogluconolactonase encodes MSRTEVVVYENPELLAAAAAARLVTRIVDVQAARGSASVVLTGGGTGIAVLRELRESHARDAIDWSRLDLYWGDERFVPADSGERNEKGAREALLDHVPLAPERVHAMAPSDGEFGDDVDAAAAAYAKVLADAAEDGEQVPAFDIVLLGLGGEGHTASVFPDSPAVHETQPTVVAVRDCPKPPPTRVSLTLPAIRRAREVWLMTGGAAKADAVAQALAGAPETQIPVSGARGYHRTLWLLDREAAGKLTKVYQPPGS; translated from the coding sequence GTGAGCCGGACCGAGGTCGTCGTCTACGAGAACCCGGAGCTGCTCGCCGCCGCCGCCGCGGCCCGGCTGGTCACCCGGATCGTGGACGTGCAGGCAGCGCGGGGCTCGGCGTCGGTGGTGCTCACCGGCGGCGGCACCGGCATCGCGGTGCTGCGCGAGCTGCGGGAGTCCCACGCCCGGGACGCGATCGACTGGTCGCGCCTGGACCTGTACTGGGGCGACGAACGGTTCGTCCCGGCGGATTCCGGCGAGCGCAACGAAAAGGGCGCGCGGGAGGCACTGCTGGATCACGTGCCGCTCGCCCCGGAGCGGGTGCACGCGATGGCCCCATCGGACGGCGAGTTCGGCGACGACGTGGACGCGGCCGCGGCCGCGTACGCGAAAGTCCTTGCCGACGCGGCCGAGGACGGCGAGCAGGTCCCGGCGTTCGACATCGTGCTGCTGGGTCTCGGCGGGGAAGGGCACACCGCGTCGGTGTTCCCGGACTCCCCCGCCGTACACGAGACACAGCCGACGGTGGTGGCGGTGCGGGATTGCCCGAAGCCGCCGCCGACACGGGTCTCGCTCACCCTCCCGGCGATCCGCCGGGCGCGCGAGGTCTGGCTGATGACCGGCGGCGCAGCCAAGGCGGACGCCGTCGCGCAGGCACTCGCCGGCGCGCCGGAGACGCAGATCCCGGTGTCCGGAGCGCGCGGCTACCACCGCACGCTGTGGCTGCTCGACCGCGAAGCGGCCGGCAAGCTCACGAAGGTCTACCAGCCGCCCGGCAGCTGA